The genomic segment GTACTCCTCACTGTCTGTATCAACTTCACTGACCTGTAGGGATAAAGCAGCTTGCATCAAACCTAAAACCAAAGACTCCTGGATCAATCCAGGCACCCCTCAATGACACCCTCTATATAAACTGCAAAGGAACACCAGTACAAGCAAGCACATGCCCGGGGAGCACATCAGCATCCTGCGCGACTCCACACTACCCAACTACCAGAACAGGGCCAAGGTTGCGGCTCGCCTCATAGTCAGGGTCAGCGCTGTGGTCCTCATCAGCCAAATTCTGCGTGGTGAGAACCTCTACCCAAGACAactgctcttcctcctcatcatcgTCATCCATGTCATCCTGCTTCCTCTTGCTGCCCTTCCCACAGGGCTTGGTGGGGGAGCAGCGCACCTCTAAGAGCAGGTCACACAAACTGGGTCTCATGTCTCATCTGCTGCGGTTAACATGGTCATGCAAAATAGCAGTGAGGAGTTTTGCACTGACGCACCATTTGTGAGGCTGCAAGTCAAGCCTGCACATACTAACTCGTGTGTACTTCGAAATGCATTGAAACAGCTGCAGTTTACATTAAACCAAGAACACAGGCCAAGAGGTTGAATTAAAGTAACTGTAGTTCATAACGAAGTGGACAGATTTAAGCACAGACCGCACAcctggagagacagagcaacCAATGCTGGCACAGACAGGGTAGCCAAACACACCCTGCACCCGGCGAGGCAAGACTGCCAACAGCACGCGAGTGAACCATCGCAGGCGCTTGCGGCCTATCCGACACTGCCGCACACTAGGAGAGCTTCGCTCTGTCGCAGCTGGGGAAGAGAGGGCCcgtgaaggagaggagaaccCAAACAGGCACCACAAGCCACGAACTCCACGCATCTGAAAGTTACAAGGTCAAGAGAAATCCCCCCCACCCAAAGTTAAGAgaaacattcactcactcagttACACATTAACTCTTAAGTAATGGCACAAACTGCTAGGCCTGAACCTCCTTTTTAAAGGCTGTGAATTTCTTATTCAACTTTCAAATATAGTAACCAAACTAGCTATATGGATGGTCTTCACAGGTAGCTCGCAATGCTTGCATCCTAAAAGAAAGAGATTAACGATGGAACCATACCCCAAGCTAATTAAGAGAAAAGTAGCTAGATTAATCGGCAACTACGGACACGATCATTAGCAAATAAATCGATTAATCTCACCACGAAACTGATGGGCCAAAACTGTGAAATTCGACAGAGGACGGATGCAAAGACACCGCCCCTCGTAACGGTTTTCCGCTGTGGAAAGAACATCGAGGGCACGACCTTACTGAACACATACCAACAAACGCCACACACCGGAGCTGCAACTTTCAAACAAAAGTAACCTAGCTACACGTTGTGTTGCATGCTAGTTAGCGAGGAAGCCGCCAGCTAGCTACCGAAGTGCATGTCTGCAGTTACACAAAACCTGACCTTCAAGCATCCAACTTTTTCACCACATGTTCTTCTGCAAGAGAACTAGCTACAAGCCTTGCTGAAATATTCCTCTAGCAACTAGGCCAGTGGTGCGAACCAACTTGCCTCTTCCCCCTCCACGTTCTCGGGATCAACATTGCAGACGCACTGAAAGGTCATCGTGCCGCGCGCGGACTCGCAGCCTGCTGCAGGTGTTCAGCTGCACGCGCCACTCAGTCGGTTTACATGCACCTGTGAGGCGGTGCCGCGCGACCAATCACAGCCAATAAAGGCATCGCGTGCAATCAGCGTTTCTTATTCCGTTGCTAATCGATCACGTGACCGAGatactttcttttctttctttttttctcttcccagCTCACAACGCGTGATAGCAGTTAGCATAGGTAACTTTTGAAAGTTTGCATAACTAAAAACTGcgtaacattattattattattattattattatatcctgtgaaacagtgaaataatAACTGTCCATGTTTATGAAAGCAGTGTTATGAAAACAGTGTTTCGCAGCAAGCGCTAATGAATAATCATGTTATTTATTGGGggccccttttttttttttacaaagccCCCACGACTGTATAATCAGGAAGAGCTACACTGGGGCTTGGGCTTCCGCTGACAAGCTATCACTGTTTCATCATATCTAGGCAAgttcaaaagaaacatgaatGGGGGAGGTGGTTATAAGAACGGATTCCCACCTTCTGGCATTTAAGCTTACACAGATCAAATGTTCTTTGGTCACTGACAATCACAGAAGACAGACAGCTACCATGAATAACACTGTGACACGCACTAGTGTGCGGTGTGCGGGCACTAGCATGGGCTACATCCAGCGCAAGTTCTTTCGGAGATTCATTTGGATCGGAAAGTTGCGCAAGTAGGGACAGTTTACCCAGCATTGTAGCCACGCCAGACAGCATTCCACAGTTTACTATACCCAAACGTACAGTCATCAACGGCTATAGAC from the Electrophorus electricus isolate fEleEle1 chromosome 26, fEleEle1.pri, whole genome shotgun sequence genome contains:
- the org gene encoding oogenesis-related yields the protein MTFQCVCNVDPENVEGEERKTVTRGGVFASVLCRISQFWPISFVMRGVRGLWCLFGFSSPSRALSSPAATERSSPSVRQCRIGRKRLRWFTRVLLAVLPRRVQGVFGYPVCASIGCSVSPEVRCSPTKPCGKGSKRKQDDMDDDDEEEEQLSWVEVLTTQNLADEDHSADPDYEVSEVDTDSEEYQSHNETESDLEVEKGVVVIKDLETGIPSQA